The DNA region AAGTCATCGGCAGAGATCTGGAAGTGCCCCCCAATGCCATCATCCTGAAGGGATCGGAAGCATGCTGAATCATATTGGAATAACAATCAACTCCCAACAGGAAATTTCAGATTTCTATCAAGAAATCCTCGGTTTCGAAATTATAAAAAACTTTCAGATCAATTCAGAACTTTCCAATCAAATTTTCGAAATGAAAAATTCTGCAGAAGTATTTTTATTGAAAAAAGATAATATCTTCCTGGAGATATTTATCAGTCCACAAGGAATAGTAAATAAATATAATCATGTTTGTTTATCATACTCAAACCGAAAAGATTTAATATCACAAGCCAAAGAAAAAAAATATAAAATTAGAATAGTTCCCAGGGAAGATTTTGATCTGGTCTTCGTTTATGATAAAAGTGG from Candidatus Cloacimonadota bacterium includes:
- a CDS encoding VOC family protein, which translates into the protein MLNHIGITINSQQEISDFYQEILGFEIIKNFQINSELSNQIFEMKNSAEVFLLKKDNIFLEIFISPQGIVNKYNHVCLSYSNRKDLISQAKEKKYKIRIVPREDFDLVFVYDKSGNIFEIKELVK